From Streptomyces chrestomyceticus JCM 4735, one genomic window encodes:
- a CDS encoding NfeD family protein: MWWLVAAVGLGIPLVVTAMPEFGMLAVGAVAGAVTAGLGGGTVMQFVVFAAVSVALIAVVRPIANRHRNQRPQLASGIDALKGRSATVLERVDASGGRVKLGGEVWSARALDADQVYEPGQKVDVVEIEGATAVVM; encoded by the coding sequence GTGTGGTGGCTCGTCGCCGCCGTAGGACTGGGCATTCCGCTCGTCGTGACCGCGATGCCCGAGTTCGGCATGCTCGCGGTCGGTGCCGTCGCCGGCGCCGTCACCGCGGGGCTCGGCGGAGGCACGGTCATGCAGTTCGTCGTCTTCGCCGCCGTCTCGGTCGCGCTGATCGCGGTGGTACGCCCCATCGCCAACCGCCACCGGAACCAACGCCCGCAACTGGCCTCGGGGATCGACGCCCTCAAGGGCCGCTCCGCCACGGTCCTGGAGCGGGTCGACGCCTCCGGCGGCCGGGTCAAGCTGGGCGGCGAGGTCTGGTCCGCCCGCGCGCTGGACGCGGACCAGGTCTACGAACCGGGCCAGAAGGTGGACGTGGTGGAGATCGAAGGTGCCACCGCGGTCGTCATGTGA
- a CDS encoding SPFH domain-containing protein yields MQPIIIVLIILVVLVFIALIKTIQVIPQASAAIVERFGRYTRTLNAGLNIVVPFIDSIRNRIDLREQVVPFPPQPVITQDNLVVNIDTVIYYQVTDARAATYEVASYIQAIEQLTVTTLRNIIGGMDLERTLTSREEINAALRGVLDEATGKWGIRVNRVELKAIEPPTSIQDSMEKQMRADRDKRAAILQAEGVRQSQILTAEGEKQSSILRAEGEAKAAALRAEGEAQAIRVVFESIHAGDPDQKLLSYQYLQMLPKIAEGDANKLWIVPSEIGDALKGLGGAINSFNPAGGGAPAGGPGMTKSAPHREQPPID; encoded by the coding sequence GTGCAACCGATCATCATCGTCCTGATCATCCTGGTGGTGCTCGTTTTCATCGCACTCATCAAAACGATCCAGGTCATCCCGCAGGCCAGCGCCGCCATCGTCGAGCGCTTCGGCCGCTACACCCGCACCCTGAACGCGGGCCTGAACATCGTCGTCCCGTTCATCGACTCCATCCGCAACCGCATCGACCTGCGCGAACAGGTCGTCCCCTTCCCGCCGCAGCCGGTGATCACCCAGGACAACCTGGTCGTGAACATCGACACCGTCATCTACTACCAGGTCACCGACGCGCGCGCCGCGACGTACGAGGTCGCCAGCTACATCCAGGCGATCGAGCAGCTCACCGTCACGACCCTGCGCAACATCATCGGCGGCATGGACCTGGAGCGGACCCTGACCTCCCGCGAGGAGATCAACGCGGCCCTGCGCGGCGTCCTGGACGAGGCCACCGGCAAGTGGGGCATCCGCGTCAACCGCGTCGAGCTCAAGGCCATCGAGCCGCCGACCTCCATCCAGGACTCGATGGAGAAGCAGATGCGCGCCGACCGTGACAAGCGCGCCGCCATCCTCCAGGCCGAAGGTGTCCGGCAGTCCCAGATCCTCACCGCCGAGGGTGAGAAGCAATCCTCCATCCTGCGCGCCGAAGGTGAGGCCAAGGCCGCCGCGCTGCGCGCCGAGGGCGAGGCGCAGGCGATCCGGGTGGTCTTCGAGTCCATCCACGCCGGCGACCCGGACCAGAAGCTGCTGTCCTACCAGTACCTCCAGATGCTGCCGAAGATCGCCGAGGGCGACGCCAACAAGCTCTGGATCGTGCCCAGCGAGATCGGCGACGCCCTCAAGGGCCTCGGCGGCGCCATCAACAGCTTCAACCCCGCGGGCGGCGGCGCCCCGGCCGGCGGCCCCGGCATGACCAAGTCCGCGCCCCACCGCGAACAGCCGCCCATCGACTGA
- a CDS encoding sulfite exporter TauE/SafE family protein, with product MTVWEALAVFGAGGAAGAINVVVGSGTLITFPVLLAVGLPPVTANVSNTLGLVPGSLSGAFGYRRELAGQGRRIRRFGTAALAGGLIGAAFLLVLPSDAFDAIVPALIAVALVLVVLQPRLAAALRARRARNGTTVRADGGALLLTGIFFASMYGGYFGAAQGVIYLSLMGLLLSEDLQRLNAVKNVLALFVNGVAALFFLFAAQIDWLAVVLIAAGSALGGLIGARIGRRLPPAVLRGVIVAVGIAAITQLLLR from the coding sequence ATGACCGTCTGGGAAGCGCTCGCCGTCTTCGGCGCGGGCGGTGCGGCCGGCGCGATCAACGTCGTGGTCGGCTCCGGAACCCTGATCACCTTCCCGGTCCTGCTGGCCGTCGGGCTGCCACCGGTCACCGCCAACGTCTCCAACACCCTCGGCCTGGTGCCCGGTTCGCTCAGCGGCGCCTTCGGCTACCGCCGCGAACTGGCCGGCCAGGGACGCCGCATACGGCGCTTCGGCACCGCGGCCCTGGCCGGCGGGCTGATCGGCGCGGCCTTCCTCCTGGTGCTGCCCTCCGACGCCTTCGACGCGATCGTGCCCGCCCTGATCGCCGTGGCGCTCGTCCTCGTCGTCCTCCAGCCCCGGCTCGCCGCCGCCCTGCGCGCCCGCCGCGCACGCAACGGCACCACCGTCCGGGCGGACGGTGGCGCCCTGCTGCTGACCGGAATCTTCTTCGCGAGCATGTACGGCGGCTACTTCGGCGCCGCCCAAGGAGTCATCTACCTCTCCCTGATGGGCCTGCTGCTCAGCGAAGATCTGCAACGCCTCAACGCCGTCAAGAACGTGCTGGCCTTGTTCGTCAACGGCGTCGCCGCGCTCTTCTTCCTCTTCGCCGCGCAGATCGACTGGCTCGCCGTCGTCCTCATCGCCGCCGGCTCGGCCCTCGGCGGCCTGATCGGCGCCAGGATCGGCCGCCGGCTGCCGCCCGCCGTACTGCGCGGGGTGATCGTCGCCGTCGGCATCGCGGCGATCACCCAGTTGCTGCTGAGGTGA
- a CDS encoding HNH endonuclease, whose translation MRETLVLNASFEPLATVSLRRALVLVMQDKAVVEQAHPGLRIRAATVDVPVPRVIRLSRYVRVPFRRQAAWSRRGVLVRDQHRCAYCGRRATTVDHIVPRSRGGGDNWLNTVASCVEDNHRKADRTPEQAGMRLLTRPFEPTPADALVAALAGSVREELPEWLGLPA comes from the coding sequence ATGCGCGAGACACTGGTGCTCAACGCGAGCTTCGAGCCGCTGGCGACGGTGTCGCTGCGGCGTGCGCTGGTGCTGGTCATGCAGGACAAGGCCGTGGTCGAGCAGGCGCATCCGGGGCTGCGTATCCGGGCCGCGACGGTGGACGTACCGGTGCCCCGGGTGATCCGGCTGAGCCGGTACGTACGGGTGCCGTTCCGAAGACAGGCGGCGTGGTCGCGGCGGGGTGTGCTGGTGCGGGACCAGCACCGGTGCGCGTACTGCGGGCGGCGGGCGACGACCGTGGACCACATCGTGCCGCGGTCGCGCGGCGGCGGGGACAACTGGCTGAACACGGTCGCGTCCTGCGTCGAGGACAATCACCGCAAGGCGGACCGGACGCCGGAGCAGGCGGGGATGCGGCTGCTGACCCGGCCGTTCGAGCCGACGCCCGCGGACGCGCTGGTGGCGGCGCTGGCCGGTTCCGTACGGGAGGAGCTGCCGGAGTGGCTGGGGCTGCCGGCGTAG
- a CDS encoding YbhB/YbcL family Raf kinase inhibitor-like protein has protein sequence MSELKRRPLPHDFHPPVAGFTVVSDEVTDGGRLPSAQVQAEGNTSPHLRWEGAPEGARSYAVTCFDPDAPTGSGFWHWSVFDIPASVTELPAGAGTGDMKGLPEGAVHVRNDAGSRDFTGAAPPPGDGPHRYVFTVYAVDQEKLGPDADATPAVVGFNLRFHAIGRAQLIGEYEVPAGG, from the coding sequence GTGTCCGAGCTCAAGCGCCGGCCGCTCCCGCACGATTTCCATCCGCCGGTGGCCGGGTTCACCGTGGTGAGCGACGAGGTGACCGACGGCGGCAGGCTCCCGTCGGCGCAGGTGCAGGCGGAGGGCAACACCTCGCCGCACCTGCGGTGGGAGGGCGCGCCGGAGGGGGCCCGCAGCTACGCGGTCACCTGCTTCGACCCGGACGCGCCGACCGGCAGCGGTTTCTGGCACTGGTCGGTGTTCGACATCCCCGCCTCCGTCACCGAGCTGCCCGCGGGCGCCGGTACGGGTGACATGAAGGGGCTGCCGGAGGGGGCCGTCCACGTACGCAACGACGCGGGGTCGCGGGACTTCACGGGTGCGGCGCCGCCGCCCGGTGACGGGCCGCACCGTTACGTCTTCACCGTGTACGCGGTGGACCAGGAGAAGCTGGGCCCGGACGCGGACGCGACGCCGGCCGTGGTCGGCTTCAATCTGCGGTTCCACGCGATCGGGCGGGCGCAGTTGATCGGCGAGTACGAGGTGCCGGCCGGCGGCTGA
- a CDS encoding sporulation protein — translation MGFKKLLASLGAGGASVETVLFEENVVPGGVVQGEVRIEGGSVAQQIEKLSVGLQARVEVEGGEQEYKRDVEFTKLQLGGAFEVQAGAVHTVPFGLEIPWETPVTTFLGQHLHGMHVGVTTELAIARAVDSGDLDPVNVHPLPAQQALLDAFGRLGFRFKSADLEQGHIRGTRQRLPFYQEIEFYAPQQYRGLNQVELSFVADDREMDVVLEMDKKAGLFSEGSDTYRSFVVPLDGYQETDWAAYLNQWLAEVGGRRNWL, via the coding sequence ATGGGGTTCAAGAAGCTGCTGGCCAGCTTGGGGGCCGGAGGCGCGTCGGTGGAGACGGTGCTCTTCGAGGAGAACGTCGTGCCGGGCGGGGTCGTGCAGGGCGAGGTGCGGATCGAGGGCGGTTCGGTCGCCCAGCAGATCGAGAAGCTGTCGGTGGGCCTCCAGGCGCGGGTGGAGGTCGAGGGCGGCGAGCAGGAGTACAAGCGGGACGTGGAGTTCACCAAGCTCCAGCTCGGCGGGGCCTTCGAGGTGCAGGCCGGCGCGGTGCACACGGTGCCGTTCGGGCTGGAGATCCCGTGGGAGACGCCGGTGACGACGTTCCTCGGGCAGCACCTGCACGGGATGCACGTCGGGGTGACGACGGAGCTGGCGATCGCCCGTGCGGTGGACTCCGGCGACCTCGACCCGGTCAACGTGCATCCGCTGCCCGCTCAGCAGGCCCTGCTGGACGCCTTCGGCCGGCTCGGGTTCCGGTTCAAGAGCGCGGACCTGGAGCAGGGGCACATCCGGGGCACCCGGCAGCGGCTGCCCTTCTACCAGGAGATCGAGTTCTACGCGCCGCAGCAGTACCGGGGTCTGAACCAGGTCGAGCTGTCCTTCGTGGCGGACGACCGGGAGATGGACGTGGTGCTGGAGATGGACAAGAAGGCGGGGCTGTTCAGCGAGGGCAGCGACACGTACCGCTCGTTCGTGGTGCCGCTGGACGGCTATCAGGAGACGGACTGGGCGGCGTACCTCAACCAGTGGCTGGCCGAGGTCGGCGGCCGGCGCAACTGGCTCTGA
- a CDS encoding DNA-3-methyladenine glycosylase yields MIVAPDRRPLTRDFFDRPVLDVAPELLGRTLVRRTPQGPIELRITEVEAYNGSSDPGSHAYRGRTARNASMFGPPGHAYVYFIYGMWFSLNLVCNKEGTASGVLLRAGEVLTGTQQAAERRPKARNARELAKGPARLATALDIDRSLDGTDICSTDPDQPLTVLHGHPAEAAEVLNGPRTGISGEGAAHPWRFWIDGDPTVSPYRAHVPRKRRSRAA; encoded by the coding sequence ATGATCGTCGCACCGGACCGCCGACCGCTCACGCGGGACTTCTTCGACCGTCCCGTCCTGGACGTCGCGCCTGAGCTGCTCGGCCGCACCCTCGTACGCCGCACCCCGCAGGGACCGATCGAACTGCGCATCACCGAGGTCGAGGCCTACAACGGCTCCTCGGACCCGGGCTCCCACGCCTACCGGGGACGCACCGCGCGCAACGCCTCGATGTTCGGGCCTCCCGGTCACGCGTACGTGTATTTCATCTACGGCATGTGGTTCAGCCTCAACCTGGTCTGCAACAAGGAGGGCACCGCCAGCGGTGTACTGCTCCGGGCCGGCGAAGTGCTCACCGGAACGCAGCAGGCGGCGGAACGCCGCCCGAAGGCACGCAACGCCCGCGAACTGGCCAAGGGCCCGGCCCGGCTCGCCACCGCCCTCGACATCGACCGCTCCCTGGACGGTACGGACATCTGCTCCACCGATCCGGACCAGCCGCTCACCGTCCTGCACGGGCACCCCGCGGAGGCCGCCGAGGTGCTCAACGGGCCGCGTACGGGCATCAGCGGCGAGGGCGCCGCGCACCCGTGGCGCTTCTGGATCGACGGCGATCCCACCGTCAGCCCGTACCGCGCCCACGTGCCGCGCAAGCGCCGGAGCAGGGCTGCTTGA
- a CDS encoding tetratricopeptide repeat protein produces MPIPDDVTGEEIDKDVRQELLSLPKTLADDVARNLVMVAKLLDEEPEKAYGYSRVALRLASRVPAVREAAGFAAYAVEKYGEALAEFRAARRMTGSVELWPVMADCERGLGRPEKALAMAGEPEVQKLDRAGQVEMRLVAAGARRDMGQTDAAVVTLQSPELASNSVQPWTARLRYAYADALLEVGREDEAREWFAKALEADQGGTTNASDRLAELDGVEFTDALDEDENEDDETVAEAPAEPAAPARQDSSDGDAPADAPREGRPEQG; encoded by the coding sequence CTGCCGATCCCGGACGACGTCACGGGCGAGGAGATCGACAAGGACGTGCGGCAGGAGCTGCTGAGCCTGCCGAAGACGCTCGCCGACGACGTCGCCAGGAACCTGGTCATGGTGGCCAAGCTGCTCGACGAGGAGCCGGAGAAGGCGTACGGGTACTCGCGCGTGGCGCTGCGGCTCGCGTCGCGGGTCCCCGCCGTGCGGGAGGCGGCCGGCTTCGCCGCGTACGCCGTGGAGAAGTACGGCGAGGCGCTGGCGGAGTTCCGTGCGGCCCGCCGGATGACCGGCAGCGTGGAGCTGTGGCCCGTGATGGCCGACTGCGAGCGCGGTCTCGGCCGTCCCGAGAAGGCCCTCGCGATGGCCGGTGAGCCCGAGGTGCAGAAGCTGGACCGGGCGGGTCAGGTCGAGATGCGGCTGGTCGCGGCCGGTGCCCGGCGCGACATGGGCCAGACCGACGCGGCGGTCGTGACGCTGCAGAGCCCCGAGCTGGCGTCGAACTCCGTACAGCCGTGGACCGCCCGGCTGCGCTACGCGTACGCCGACGCGCTGCTGGAGGTCGGCCGCGAGGACGAGGCACGCGAGTGGTTCGCCAAGGCGCTGGAGGCCGACCAGGGCGGCACCACGAACGCCTCGGACCGGCTGGCCGAGCTGGACGGCGTGGAGTTCACCGACGCGCTGGACGAGGACGAGAACGAGGACGACGAGACCGTGGCCGAGGCCCCGGCCGAGCCCGCCGCCCCCGCGCGGCAGGACTCCTCCGACGGTGACGCCCCGGCGGACGCCCCGCGCGAAGGGCGCCCCGAGCAGGGCTGA
- a CDS encoding IucA/IucC family protein — protein sequence MLNPTADTTGAPVETTARDAVRHLTPELWARANRLLVRKALAEFAHERLLTPQRLPEDGHYVVRSDDDRVEYRFAARRLSLDHWHIDADDITRRRDGAEVPLDALDFFIELRRTLALSDDILPVYLEEISSTLSGTAYKLAAGPASAAELAKGGFQAVETGMSEGHPCFVANNGRLGFGVHEYHAYAPEAASPVHLIWLAARRDRSTFTAGEGLDYDALARDELGGATLERFAATMRDLGLDLADYHLIPAHPWQWWNKLSVTFAAEVAQQHLVCLGPGDDAYLAQQSIRTFFNTSDPSKHYVKTALSVLNMGFMRGLSAAYMEATPAINDWLAGLIASDETFQAARFSIIRERAAIGYHHRQYEAATAKGSPYLKMLAALWRESPVPTLEPGQRLTTMASLLHTDPEGGSLAAALIEESGLEPAAWLRRYVDAYLTPVLHAFYAYDLVFMPHGENVILVVEDGTVQRAIFKDIAEEIAVMDPDAVLPPAVERIRADVPEDKKLLSLFTDVFDCFFRFLSGILVTRDVLDEDTFWRTVADCVTAYQEANPQLADKFRQYDMFADTFALSCLNRLQLRNNEQMVDLQDPAGALQLIGTLENPIARFAPAAGA from the coding sequence ATGCTGAACCCCACCGCGGACACCACCGGAGCCCCTGTCGAGACCACAGCACGGGACGCCGTCCGCCACCTCACCCCCGAGCTGTGGGCGCGCGCCAACCGCCTCCTCGTCCGCAAGGCCCTCGCCGAGTTCGCCCACGAGCGCCTGCTGACCCCGCAGCGCCTGCCCGAGGACGGCCACTACGTCGTACGCAGCGACGACGACCGTGTCGAGTACCGCTTCGCCGCCCGCCGGCTGAGCCTGGACCACTGGCACATCGACGCCGACGACATCACCCGCCGCCGCGACGGCGCCGAGGTCCCCCTGGACGCCCTCGACTTCTTCATCGAGCTGCGCCGCACCCTCGCCCTCAGCGACGACATCCTCCCCGTCTACCTGGAGGAGATCAGCTCTACCCTCTCCGGTACGGCGTACAAGCTGGCCGCGGGCCCCGCGTCCGCCGCCGAGCTGGCGAAGGGCGGCTTCCAGGCCGTCGAGACGGGCATGTCCGAGGGCCACCCCTGCTTCGTCGCCAACAACGGCCGCCTCGGCTTCGGCGTGCACGAGTACCACGCGTACGCCCCCGAGGCCGCGAGCCCGGTCCACCTGATCTGGCTGGCCGCGCGCCGCGACCGCTCCACCTTCACCGCGGGCGAGGGCCTGGACTACGACGCGCTGGCACGGGACGAGCTGGGCGGCGCCACCCTGGAACGGTTCGCCGCCACGATGCGTGACCTCGGCCTGGACCTGGCGGACTACCACCTCATCCCCGCCCACCCGTGGCAGTGGTGGAACAAGCTCTCCGTCACCTTCGCCGCCGAGGTCGCCCAGCAGCACTTGGTCTGCCTCGGCCCCGGCGACGACGCGTACCTGGCGCAGCAGTCCATCCGCACGTTCTTCAACACCAGCGACCCGTCCAAGCACTACGTCAAGACGGCCCTGTCGGTCCTCAACATGGGCTTCATGCGCGGCCTGTCCGCCGCCTACATGGAGGCCACCCCGGCCATCAACGACTGGCTGGCCGGCCTGATCGCGAGCGACGAGACGTTCCAGGCCGCCCGTTTCTCGATCATCCGCGAGCGGGCCGCCATCGGCTACCACCACCGCCAGTACGAGGCCGCCACCGCCAAGGGCTCCCCGTACCTGAAGATGCTCGCCGCCCTGTGGCGCGAGAGCCCGGTGCCCACCCTCGAACCGGGCCAGCGGCTCACCACCATGGCCTCCCTGCTGCACACCGATCCCGAGGGCGGCTCGCTGGCGGCGGCCCTCATCGAGGAGTCCGGCCTCGAACCCGCGGCCTGGCTGCGCCGTTACGTGGACGCCTACCTCACGCCCGTCCTGCACGCGTTCTACGCCTACGACCTGGTCTTCATGCCGCACGGCGAGAACGTCATCCTGGTCGTCGAGGACGGCACCGTACAGCGCGCGATCTTCAAGGACATCGCCGAGGAGATCGCGGTGATGGACCCGGACGCGGTACTGCCGCCGGCCGTCGAGCGCATCCGCGCCGACGTCCCCGAGGACAAGAAGCTCCTCTCCCTCTTCACGGACGTCTTCGACTGCTTCTTCCGCTTCCTGAGCGGCATCCTGGTCACCCGCGACGTGCTGGACGAGGACACCTTCTGGCGTACGGTCGCCGACTGCGTGACCGCGTACCAGGAGGCCAACCCGCAGCTCGCCGACAAGTTCCGGCAGTACGACATGTTCGCGGACACGTTCGCGCTGTCCTGCCTGAACCGCCTCCAGCTCCGGAACAACGAGCAGATGGTGGACCTCCAGGACCCGGCCGGCGCCCTCCAACTGATCGGCACCCTGGAGAACCCGATCGCCCGCTTCGCCCCGGCCGCCGGAGCCTGA
- a CDS encoding GNAT family N-acetyltransferase: protein MTAPVFTRTHASLGEFALRPVDPAGDAELLHGWVTHPKAVYWMMQDADLAAVQAEFARIDADPYHDAFIGLHNGVPAFLMERYDPAHREVTEVHEAAPGDIGMHFLTAPTDTPVHGFTLAVITTVMDALFAEPGNRRVVVEPATGNTAVHALNKAVGFEIERTVTLPKGEAYLSTCTRDQYLAARGEDPC, encoded by the coding sequence ATGACCGCGCCCGTCTTCACCCGCACCCACGCCTCGCTCGGCGAGTTCGCGCTGCGCCCGGTCGACCCGGCCGGCGACGCCGAGCTGCTGCACGGCTGGGTCACCCACCCCAAAGCCGTGTACTGGATGATGCAGGACGCGGACCTCGCGGCCGTCCAGGCGGAGTTCGCCCGCATCGACGCCGACCCGTACCACGACGCCTTCATCGGCCTGCACAACGGCGTCCCCGCCTTCCTGATGGAACGCTACGACCCGGCGCACCGCGAGGTCACCGAGGTCCACGAGGCCGCGCCCGGCGACATCGGCATGCACTTCCTGACCGCGCCGACCGACACCCCGGTGCACGGCTTCACCCTCGCCGTGATCACCACCGTCATGGACGCGCTGTTCGCCGAGCCCGGCAACCGGCGCGTCGTCGTCGAACCGGCCACCGGCAACACCGCGGTACACGCCCTGAACAAAGCCGTCGGCTTCGAGATCGAACGCACGGTCACGCTGCCCAAGGGCGAGGCGTACCTGAGCACCTGCACCCGCGACCAGTACCTGGCCGCCCGAGGAGAAGACCCATGCTGA